The Pyrus communis chromosome 8, drPyrComm1.1, whole genome shotgun sequence region GAAATTcgcttcaattttattttattttttttaaattttatttttggcaaaCTTGATCATGATGTGGTATGTCAACATGAGTTCGAGAGGTGttagaaaatagaaaagagGAAAGTACTTTTGGGTGAGTGAATTAAGGatgtgattttattttttaggaaatTTTCATGAAAGGGTTTgggttaaatttattttaataaaaaaccatgttataactttatttaataaaaaatgcttaattttaacgaaaaacccttaatttttaataagaatgatcaaaaaacttaaattttaatgaaaaagacataactttaatattaaaaaattaaaataaaataaaaaaatctgatGTGATGACCCGCGCAACCTTACacaaactatttatgaaacttaacagtactacactgtttatgaacaCTTacgacactatttatgaaactttacgacattatttatgaaaacttaccacattgtttatgaaacttactacactatttatgaaacttactacactgtttatgaaatttaatggtgctacactatttataaaatttaacggTACTACATTCTTCTCTCTTAtattcttgaattttcttggcACATTCTCACCTTCCaaacacattttcttcttctaattttctttgatactcatcaaattttctttgcatctcttcaatttcttaacTTTCTACACCAATTACTTAATTTTCTTCCATTGTTCGTCCATCTGCAGCTTCCTCTTCTCCTCCACCTACAATATTAACTTTTTACACCACGTAttattatgtaagtggtgggaaattttatttttaaagacaTGAATCTCACTGCTTGTATAGACATGTGGTGCATCATCTCGTGTTCcgagcacattgaaaaatctctcgtcatCTTGGTTATTATTGGGAAATAAcaccacaaaaaataaaactgaaaaatgtAATTCAATTTAAAGTCTTTCTCTCAttctaagcaaaaaaaaaaaaaaaaaaaaaaaaaaaaaaagaagttagtggatgattttttatttatttattaaaatgcaaagatttaaagatatttttattagttttttttttttctaagttaTTTTCTTAACTCTCTGCAGTTTAGAAgaggaaatttaaaattactaagtaaTTTCAAAATGATGGAATTTGAAACTATAAATAAGGAAGGTGGTAAGTGGTAAATGTGTGAAATCTTGTTCTcggatttcactgttataatctacgtatttaTATTATTgggattttatattatttttttgagaatttatattaatttaattgaaattagatttcaattaaactagttatgaagaatgaaatttgaaaaattattatttactcgTTGACCTTTTGAGGTCACAAGTAACGTTTTCAAATAGGTCTCGAGGCCACgagcgcataggcgaaagctgTTTGCGAGTCcaaattataacggtatagttgcAGATGTTTGAAGTTGTGAAACTTTAGATtgtgaaaattatttaattttccactAAAGGATAAAAGGCCCAAATATATAATTGGCTTAAGAGAACCGGCTAGGGGAGGAGAAAGGACCAAAAGAGGGAAGTTGACATTTTCTTTCCCCCATTTCTTGAAACCGTGTACTCCACTAGCCATTTttcaaaaccggccaacttcagGCCAATTTCTACCATTTCTCAACTGATTTTCCTatggggcttttagatccaggtccaaaaatataaagtgtttttaagagtGAGTCTAATTATCTAATtagatgtttttatttcttttataatcattttatattttctaaaaatattaaaaatcaattaaaatcttttaatattatgcattttccaactccaaaatatcttataacaaaaaaaaaaaactaatatactaacataaatctATCAGCAAAACATgctaccctaactcaagtagcaagtatatgaatgtatattatACATATAAGTGAGATGTaaaacctaactaaaaggtaaaaaaaaaaaaaaaaaacataatatacctacaagcaagacacattaatTTGTGATAGGTTGACTATGAAAAAGACTCTGTCGTATAGGTAAATAAATacaattaacctgtgatataggttgattataaaaattaaaataaaatctataaatgggttaatgcaggaggaagaacaagaaataacaaaaaaataaatacaaagaaataatcaaaaagataattaggaagaaatttgatttttacaataaattttttttcattgaagaGATAagtattgataataaaataattaaatttaaaaaattggacttatatcaagttttccctTTTCTTATCTCCTTTACCTGCAACCTTCTCAACTACCTTcctccttccatctccaccaaaAATCAAGGGGTTTTAAGGTCTAAATCAGGTAGAACTCCACCAGAGAACCTAGGGGTTCTCGACGGCGATTCGTCATTCCAGTGAGTATTACCATTCAACATCACCCTTAATTAACTTCCCTTAGacccaggaacaagacccaaTTGGTGGTTGGGGCGTTGGAACACCAAGGAAGCTGAATCGAAGGACACTCACCTTAGGGTTTTGACGGGTGCGAGCCAATTTGAGGGCCTTCCAGGCCAAATTGGACTCAGCCAtaggtataaagtttactctacttGTTGAGACcttcattcttgtaaaatttgagaatttttggaaaaagttgaattttccgATGTGTAACATTCGATTTATGAAATGCCGTTGGTTGAGTATATTTTCGATAAAGTCCGCCACTTGAATATTCTAACAATTGACGATCTTACCATTGAATTGACACCAAATTTTTTAGCATGCTATTGTAGATATTGTTTACGGACCTTAGGGAATGACTAGCGAAAATCTAGTGAGCCTATATTGGTTAGATAGTGACTTGAATATATGAAATATGattattatcttaatttcttatattaGTATCATTAGTGAATATGAATTGGTCTTATAATTATGATTTCAATTGAAAtgtgaattttatatatttaaccaTAGACCTATGCTAATTAactatgatttggcttgtgtattgATGAtgtttgtgatatatatatatgtttgattaactttttaataatgtgaatgataattatgatgaatgttatgacaattatgggatctaaatattgtttgataattatttggatatgCTTGCCAACTGAATACCTATTTGAACTTGGCATTACTACCTAGCATGAGATGGAGATGGAAGTCAGGAGATGAGTTAGGTACTTTATTAGATTTTTAGTAGAAATAGTAATTAAGGGAATTCCTTGTGTTGGGCTTCATATGACTAGATGCTGGTTGATATGTGGAATCGATAGCTTGTATGCGCATAATTATGTTTAATGTGTGATGATGAgattgtgtgacatcccacatcgctcaggggagtgatccttatatgtatattcccatccctacctaacacgcaGCCTTtagggagctcactggcttcgggttccataggaactctgaagttaagcaagaagggggctagagcaatcccatgatgggtgacccactgggaagttgctcgtgagttcccaaaaataaaaccgtgagggcgtggttggggcccaaagcggacaatatcgtgctacggtggagtcaggctcgagaagtggtcccgcccgggccaggatgtgacagatTGCACCACGTAgtagtggtacatggatggtcctgcttggtatatccgcgatgggggaccatatgtattcaggggtgatcatgcttggtatatccgcgatggatGATCACTGCCTGCATGATGAGTTTATTATGCctatggtcctgcttggtatatccgcgatgggggaccatacgcattctagagGTGATGATGATTAGTTGTACATGGTACATTTTTAGGCGatcatatttggtttggttccgttgagtggtccggaactcGAGGTTGTTGAATTTCATGGAGTGGCCTAAAATCCCATTATTTGGAGAAGTAGGCTTGGCTTAACTGTGTCACTCTAGCcttagttttatatatatatatttgtgtcaatGGTTTCGAGAGTCTTGTGAATTGAGTTAGAAAAGATGTTGGACGTCTGAGTGACTCCTTCAGGATTTCTCTGAttcgattatgatttcataaggtatgaatttagaagatatgggaatgattgttattaattggatcaaattaattaattaatgcggCTAGAGAATGGTTTTGTGTTTCGTTGGCTCTTAAATATGATGTGTGTTGTGAATTGCGATATCATGATGAGACATAATGATTTGTATGTTGGATGGGagagaaatcatgttttcatgGGGATTGGTTATGTAGCTTGAGTCCAGGAATTGCATGTTGTCAGGTTATAATAAATGATTGAGGAATACTATGCTTTTTTGCTTGAACTTAGTAGAATAAACGTCTGATTTTGTGATaagtgaactacgaatggcttgatccctattgagggtacgtaggcagtctaacgaggaggttagatgcatcCATAAGGTAAACGAAAAATTTCTTTGCAAATTGATTCTCGAATTGTGATTTGCCATATCCCGGAGACGGGGTATGTGAGATATACGAATAtatggtgacgtcacgtgtcgatcctggacgtatgtcgggattgggGTGTGACAAAATGTGCTAGGACCAGTTACGGTGATGATTTGGTGGGTGGTGGAGGCGGTTTGATAATGAGTGGTGGTAGTGGCGGCGGTGAGGGCGGCGGCGGTAATGGAAGCCATAGTTGTGGTGTTGTACAATGATGGTGGTGGGAGTGGAGGTAGCGGTTGTGGTGATGGCACCAACGACGACAATGGTGAGCATGGTGGTGGTTGTAGCATGATAGTGGTACAAACAAGACGAGGGTGGTGGGTGTGTAAGAGTGAAAGTGATGGTAGCTTActtatagaaatttagaaatgatTCTATTTCCATGAAATTTAAAGTCGGAATTTAAAAACCCAACCCCAACCATACAACATACCAAGTCTCTACCATCTTTAAATTAAACTCCCGTAGTTCCTTATAAATAGATTATACTTATagatatcatttttttaatggttGTAAATACTCGAAAAATAGTTATCCCCCAGATTATAATCACTGTacaagctttttttttatttttttattttttttttattattgttctAACGGCGGCTAGGCACTATGACTCTCAGAAACTAGACATCATGGTATTCTTTTTAGGataaattcaatatttctaatTTTGCGAGTTATTATTAGTAGGATTAATAGTCAACTTTTAAAAAATAGGTCCAATATTATCCTCCCTCTGTTTAGTTTgtgataaaattgaaaattttaaggaTTGTAATATCCTAAAATAAGAATTAAATTCCATAAATCATGGTGCATTTAGTccttttacttatttaatttaCCTATATCGTAGAGTTTTGGTCGACAATCTACCTATATCACAAATAAGTCTTTTTAGTTACTATATTATAGATATTTTTTGCTTGTAATCTACCTCTTCAGAATTAGTTGTATTCAACTCTATCTCAAACATATTTCGTTTCAAAAATTTTGTAGTCTTCTTATGATATAGGTATGTTACAATTGGACtcaatttaaaaacaacttggatttttggacctggatctgAACCGCCCAGTTTTTAATTAACGAACAACTAACAAGTCCAGTTGAAGTTTAACTAAAATTCAATTTAACTTCAAAATAGAAAGCATGATTGGAGATGCACGAAAGTGTATCGAGTCTAATCCCAGTCCTACTCCAAAAAATACAaaccaataaaatattagttggATTCTTTTCTCTGCTGATCCTTCGTCTACCTTTTCTGTTATCAGACATCATCAGAACCAGGCCTAACCATCCTCTCTTAATTGACATTCGTCTAACGTACAAAAACGTTCTCAAAGTCTGTACCAGTTGAAGCTAAGGAAGATCCAGGTTAGTCACCAAATCCCTACATAGTTTTTCTCCCTTTTTGGTGGTAcctattttttttgaactttgcaTCTTACTTTTTTCtctgttaatttaaaaaaaaaagggacaggTATGGAAATTGTTAGTTTCGTACTAGAAGTTGGTAAGTTGTTATGGACTCCAGTGAAGCGTAATGTGGATTACTTGGTGCATTACAAGAGCCACATGCAGTCTCTTGAAGTTCTAGTCGAAAAGCTTGAGGCCATGCAGAATGATTACCAGCGAGAAGTGGATGCGGTGGTAATGAATGGAGACGAAGTTAAGTCCGTGGTTCAAAAATGGCTCAAGGATGCTGAGAAGGCCATAATTGATGCGAAAAGACTGAATAATGAAGCCGGAGAAGACAAAACATGCCTCGGAGGCTGCTGTCCGAATTTGAAATGGCGTTACAGTTTAAGCAAGAGAGCCGTTAAGGAGGCAGAAGAAATGAACAAGCTTAAAGAAGAGAAAAGGTTTGAAACAGTTTCGCTTCAAGTTCACCGACCCGTTGAGTTTGAGTCCACCATGTCAACAGGAGATCTCGAAGCATTTGAAGCAACAAGGCAAGCCATGGATGGGGTCATGAAGGCGCTGAAAGACGATAACATCACTGTCATCGGGGTTCATGGAATGGGAGGCATAGGCAAGACAACCATGGTGAAACATGTTGGTGTGCAAGCACGCAGAGACAAGCTCTTTGATCATGTGATTATCGCTGTCATTTCCCAAAACCCGAACCTGCTCAAGATTCAACAACAGCTTGCAGAAATGCTGGCCTTGAATTTGAATGAGCAGACAGAAATAGGCAGAGCAGCTAGATTGAAGGAGAGAATAATGAGAGGAAAAAATATCCTTATAATTTTAGACGACATTTGGAGGACAATAGATTTGTCTCACATAGGGATCCCCGATCACTACGAGCTCCAAAACTGCAATTCCAAAGTTCTACTCACCACAAGGATATCGAATGTATGTCATGCCATGAAGTGCCAAGAAAAGATTCGCCTCAATATTCTATCAGAAGAAGATTCTTGGGCCTTGTTTGTGAAAAACGCAAACAGGTCTTTGGAATCAACCAATTTCTATGACATAGCGAGGAAGGTAGCTGGAGAATGTGGTGGTCTCCCAATTGCTTTGATTACAGTTGCAAGAGCACTCGGAGATAAGGACTTGGAAGAATGGAGAGAAGCAGCTCGACGACTAGAGATGTCCCAAACTACCAACCTGGATGACGAGGGGGATGTGTTCAGATGTATAAAGCTGAGCTACGATTACTTGAATGGCAATGACGCCAAGTCATTTTTCTTACTTTGCTGCTTATTCCCGGAGGACTCTGATATCCAAATCGAAGACTTGCTGAAGTATGGTATCGGGAAAGGATTGTTTCGAGATGCCAATTCAATGCAAGAAGCCAGAAGCACAGCACATTTGGTGGCCAAGTACCTTAAAGCTTGTAGCTTGGTTTTGGATGGTCTACAAGACGGATGTGTAAGAATGCATGATGTGATTCGGGACATGGCAATACGAATTGCTTCATCTGGGGATGGCAAAGGATTCTTCGTAAAAGCTGGCTGCCACTTAAAGGATTGGCCAACAAATTCACTCGAAGACTACTCCGCAATCTCCCTAATGGGGAATGAAATCTGCAATCTTCCTGACGAGTTGGTATGTCCAAAACTCCAGATTTTATTACTACAGTCAAATTTTGAAGTAGAGGAGATCCCAGAAGATTTTTTCCAAGGCCCAAATGCATTAAGGGTATTCGACATAAGTAGTACCCAAATTTCTTCATTACCTTCATCATTTAATCTCTTAACCAAGCTCCAAACGCTGCATCTAGATCGTTGTCAGTCAATAACGGATGTATCAATTCTTGGAGAATTGAAAAAACTGGAGGTTCTTAGTATGAGAGAATCTGTTATTGAGGAATTGCCCGAAGAAATTGGACATTTGACCAATTTAAGGATGTTGGATCTCACTATGAGTACCTCCATTGCAACAATTCCATCCAATGTGATATCGCGGTTGTCCAAATTAGAAGAACTATACATGCAACAGAGTTTCGCTGACTGGGGCAAGAAAGTTGAAGGAGAAGATGCCAAAATTAATGCTAGTTTTGATGAGCTAATTAGCTTGTCTTACTTAAACATTTTGAAGGTTGACATTTCTGATGCAGAATGCCTTCCGAAAACTGTAGGGTTCCGTCGAAATTGGGTAAATTTTGATATATGTATCTGTGGAAACCAATTTTATCGGTCCATGAATGTGCAATTATCAAAGAATACTATTACTCCATTTTCAAGAGCCCTGCTTCTGGACACAACAATCAATATGCTGCCGGATTGGTTTAACAGCACAGTGACGGAGAGAGTGGAGAAAATAATCTACATGGAGCCTAGAAGTTTAACTGACATTCTTGTGGAGTATGATCGTTGGAAGTTACATGGACTCAAGTTTTTGCATATCCAAGAGTGCCGTCAGATGGTAACTTTGATGAACACAGTAACTAGGGTTCCAAATAAGCCTGTGCTCGAGAGCTTGGAAGAGTTGCATGTCTTCTTATGGGACTGCTTGCAACAGTTATGTGTTGGTGAATTACCGCAAGGGTGTCTTGGAAATCTCAAGATCTTGGAGGTGGAGCAGTGTGATGGTGTGGCTGATGCACTTGTTCCATCTAATCTGTTGCGGAGACTACAAAATCTTGAAGTACTTCTTGTAGGTGGAGCTGATATGGTTTATATATTCAGATCTCAAGGGCTTGAACAAAGAGAAACGGTCTTGACAAAATTGAGAGAGATGAAACTGGAGAATCTACCGGAACTGACAAACATATGGAACGGTCCTGCTCAGCCTGCAATGTTTCATAATCTTAAAACTCTGGCAATTTCCAAGTGCAAGAAACTGAAAACTCTCTTCACATTCGACATAGCTCAATGTCTGCTGCAATTGGAAGAGCTTTGGGTGGAGGAGTGCCATAGCTTGGACAA contains the following coding sequences:
- the LOC137743692 gene encoding disease resistance protein At4g27190-like encodes the protein MEIVSFVLEVGKLLWTPVKRNVDYLVHYKSHMQSLEVLVEKLEAMQNDYQREVDAVVMNGDEVKSVVQKWLKDAEKAIIDAKRLNNEAGEDKTCLGGCCPNLKWRYSLSKRAVKEAEEMNKLKEEKRFETVSLQVHRPVEFESTMSTGDLEAFEATRQAMDGVMKALKDDNITVIGVHGMGGIGKTTMVKHVGVQARRDKLFDHVIIAVISQNPNLLKIQQQLAEMLALNLNEQTEIGRAARLKERIMRGKNILIILDDIWRTIDLSHIGIPDHYELQNCNSKVLLTTRISNVCHAMKCQEKIRLNILSEEDSWALFVKNANRSLESTNFYDIARKVAGECGGLPIALITVARALGDKDLEEWREAARRLEMSQTTNLDDEGDVFRCIKLSYDYLNGNDAKSFFLLCCLFPEDSDIQIEDLLKYGIGKGLFRDANSMQEARSTAHLVAKYLKACSLVLDGLQDGCVRMHDVIRDMAIRIASSGDGKGFFVKAGCHLKDWPTNSLEDYSAISLMGNEICNLPDELVCPKLQILLLQSNFEVEEIPEDFFQGPNALRVFDISSTQISSLPSSFNLLTKLQTLHLDRCQSITDVSILGELKKLEVLSMRESVIEELPEEIGHLTNLRMLDLTMSTSIATIPSNVISRLSKLEELYMQQSFADWGKKVEGEDAKINASFDELISLSYLNILKVDISDAECLPKTVGFRRNWVNFDICICGNQFYRSMNVQLSKNTITPFSRALLLDTTINMLPDWFNSTVTERVEKIIYMEPRSLTDILVEYDRWKLHGLKFLHIQECRQMVTLMNTVTRVPNKPVLESLEELHVFLWDCLQQLCVGELPQGCLGNLKILEVEQCDGVADALVPSNLLRRLQNLEVLLVGGADMVYIFRSQGLEQRETVLTKLREMKLENLPELTNIWNGPAQPAMFHNLKTLAISKCKKLKTLFTFDIAQCLLQLEELWVEECHSLDKLFGRSEGLIEQDSEIIIPRLKNLALQSLPMLTSFLAGRARLLCPSLEYLHVLDCPQFLTSTSDFRSQMQVQLNNEQHFLLLRKRLWEQR